Proteins from a single region of Strix uralensis isolate ZFMK-TIS-50842 chromosome 12, bStrUra1, whole genome shotgun sequence:
- the PSMD7 gene encoding 26S proteasome non-ATPase regulatory subunit 7, with amino-acid sequence MPELAVDRVVVHPLVLLSVVDHFNRIGKVGNQKRVVGVLLGSWQKKILDVSNSFAVPFDEDDKDDTVWFLDHDYLENMYGMFKKVNARERIVGWYHTGPKLHKNDIAINELMKRYCPNSVLVIIDVKPKDLGLPTEAYISVEEVHDDGTPTSKTFEHVTSEIGAEEAEEVGVEHLLRDIKDTTVGTLSQRITNQVHGLKGLNSKLLDIRSYLEKVAMGKLPINHQIIYHLQDVFNLLPDVNLQEFVKAFYLKTNDQMVVVYLASLIRSVVALHNLINNKIANRDAEKKEGQEKEESKKERKDEKEKDKEKSDVKKEEKKDKK; translated from the exons aTGCCGGAGCTGGCGGTGGACCGGGTGGTGGTGCACCCGCTGGTGCTGCTCAGCGTCGTCGATCACTTCAACAG AATAGGAAAAGTTGGAAATCAGAAACGAGTCGTTGGGGTGCTGCTGGGCTcatggcagaaaaaaatactagatGTGTCCAACAGTTTTGCAG TACCTTTTGATGAGGATGACAAGGATGATACTGTGTGGTTTCTAGACCATGACTACCTGGAGAACATGTATGGAATGTTTAAGAAGGTCAACG CTAGAGAAAGAATAGTTGGTTGGTACCACACAGGCCCTAAACTGCACAAGAATGACATCGCCATCAATGAACTGATGAAAAGATACTGTCCTAACTCT GTGTTGGTGATTATTGATGTGAAGCCAAAGGACCTGGGGCTGCCCACAGAAGCTTATATTTCGGTTGAAGAAGTTCATGAT GACGGCACGCCCACCTCCAAGACGTTCGAGCACGTGACTAGCGAGATCGGAGCAGAGGAGGCGGAGGAAGTTGGTGTTGAGCACTTGCTACG AGACATCAAGGACACGACGGTGGGCACTCTGTCCCAGCGGATCACGAATCAGGTCCATGGCTTGAAGGGACTGAACTCCAAGCTTCTGGACATCAGGAGCTACCTCGAGAAAGTAGCCATGGGCAAACTCCCCATCAACCACCAGATCATCTACCACCTGCAGGACGTCTTCAACCTGCTCCCGGATGTCAACCTGCAGGAGTTCGTCAAGGCCTTTTATCTGAAGACCAATGACCAGATGGTGGTAGTTTATCTGGCTTCTCTTATCCGCTCCGTGGTTGCCCTGCACAACCTCATTAACAACAAGATTGCCAACAGGgatgcagagaagaaagaaggacaggaaaaagaagaaagtaaaaaggagagaaaagatgaGAAGGAGAAAGACAAGGAGAAGAGTGATGtcaagaaagaggagaaaaaggataaaaagtaa